Genomic DNA from Candidatus Binataceae bacterium:
AAGGGCGTAGCCGCCCGAGGTGATGACCAGATCGCCGGGCTTGAGTCCCTCGGTCACCTGCACTTCGGCTGGGCCGCGAATTCCGACGGCGACGACGGTGCGATGCGCATGATTCTCGCCGCCCACAGTGAAGACGTAGGAGTTGTGCCGTTCGGCGTCCTCGAACAGCGCGGCCTTCGGTATCACGATTGCGTCCGGAACGAACTTCGTCGTTATCCGAACCTCGACCGAGGCGCCGATTTCGCTGATGCGATCCTTGCCCGTGAACTGCACCCACACGGGCGCAGTGGTTCCACCTGCGGAAAAGGTGGGCGAGAGCGTCCAGACGCGCCCAGGATAGACGACGCCGGGTTTGAGCACGGAGACGACCGCCGCGTCCATCCCGACCTTGAGCGTGCCGAGCTGGTTGATGGGAGCATGCGCGTCGACATAAACGCTTGAAGGATCGACCAGCTCAACCAACGGGTCGAATTCGTTGACCACCTGTCCGGGACTGACGACGCGCAGCGTGACGAGCGCGTCCAGCGGCACGCGCACGGCGATTCCCGGACCGCTCGAGTAGCGCTTGACCGAGCGCGCCAGCGAGGCGGCTTCGGCGGGGTCGATCTTTTGCGCGGCCTCGACGCCGGAGGCGGCCGCGTCCTCTTCGCGATTGACGACATGAGCGATCACTTCGCCGCGGCGGACGGAAGTGCCGGTGGTCAGCGCAAGTCCCACGATACGTCCCGCGGCCGGTGCGCGCAGCGTAAGCGTGCGCAGCGCGGCGGTGACGCCCGGAAGAACGATCTGCTCGCGCATCGGCGCGACCGCGGCGCGAGCCGCGCTTACCACGAGCACCACCTTGGGCACGGCTTCGCCCGGCGCCTGTTGATCGGTCGAACTCGTACGGCACGCTGCCGCACTAAGTGTCGCGAGCAGTGCTAGCGCGCCCAGGAGAAGTTTCGCGGCGATACGCGGTCTCATTGGTCGCGGCCGAGCACCAGTGCTCCCTGGGCGACTGCCTGGCGCGCGCCGAAAGCCTGGTCCGGCCGCGCCACGCGCAACTGTTCGAGCTGCTGAAAGGCGTCGAGCACCTCGAGCAGCGTGACGTTGCCGCCGCCGAGAAAGCGCGCCCAAGTCAGGGCGAAGTTGTCCTGCGCGGTGGGTTCCGCATCCGAGAGCATCGTGAGCTGATCGAGCGCCTGCCGGTAGCGCGGCTCGGCGTCGGCCAATTGCTTGCGCAGATCGAGTTCGACCTGGCGCATCTGGGCTTCTGCTGCCGCCACTTTGGCTTGCGCCTCGTCGATATGGGCGGAAATCACGCCGCCGTCAAAAATCGGCATCGAGACCAGGCCGTCGTACGACGCGCCGCCGTTGTGCGGA
This window encodes:
- a CDS encoding efflux RND transporter periplasmic adaptor subunit; the protein is MRPRIAAKLLLGALALLATLSAAACRTSSTDQQAPGEAVPKVVLVVSAARAAVAPMREQIVLPGVTAALRTLTLRAPAAGRIVGLALTTGTSVRRGEVIAHVVNREEDAAASGVEAAQKIDPAEAASLARSVKRYSSGPGIAVRVPLDALVTLRVVSPGQVVNEFDPLVELVDPSSVYVDAHAPINQLGTLKVGMDAAVVSVLKPGVVYPGRVWTLSPTFSAGGTTAPVWVQFTGKDRISEIGASVEVRITTKFVPDAIVIPKAALFEDAERHNSYVFTVGGENHAHRTVVAVGIRGPAEVQVTEGLKPGDLVITSGGYALSDGLEVRASVAPAAAASPAAETAPQQP